In Fusarium musae strain F31 chromosome 7, whole genome shotgun sequence, a single window of DNA contains:
- a CDS encoding hypothetical protein (EggNog:ENOG41) gives MSARIKPKTGRRRFPPLPGYTDKRARDLSLSRQPEDMDTVEKSEALIDPEAKSFFNGIAHQTPCVFLCLGSPGNCRVVQVQVRDDDEEEEVFNAMKESWSKNRKWMPFRKVTGVQEVTFRFIGQQRSEKLGKHTLVGIYEPLDTMQLQKNLRDELEAIKETASVWKSPDIFDMCRQEYTSGEWVHAADCPIHCDSDRDCDTDRGCDIERFERVQHHLRSLSLKPALTIAFHNPSLAKGQRLLDGLQQGPGLYSAR, from the exons ATGTCTGCACGAATTAAGCCTAAGACAGGCCGTCGACGTTTTCCTCCTTTGCCAGGTTATACCGACAAGAGAGCTAGAGATCTATCCCTATCGCGACAGCCTGAGGACATGGACACTGTTGAAAAAAGCGAGGCACTTATAGACCCAGAGGCGAAGTCGTTTTTCAATGGCATCGCCCACCAAACGCCCTGCGTTTTTCTCTGTTTAGGCTCACCAGGCAACTGTCGAGTTGTTCAGGTACAGGTCAgggacgatgacgaggaggaagaggtttTTAATGCCATGAAGGAGAGCTGGTCCAAAAACAGAAAGTGGATGCCATTTCGCAAGGTCACTGGGGTCCAAGAGGTGACT TTTCGATTTATTGGGCAACAACGAAGCGAAAAGTTAGGCAAGCATACCCTTGTCGGGATATATGAGCCGTTAGACACCATGCAGTTGCAAAAGAACCTTCGAGATGAGCTagaagccatcaaagagACAGCTAGCGTCTGGAAAAGCCCAGATATATTTGACATGTGTCGACAGGAGTACACAAGTGGCGAATGGGTTCATGCTGCAGATTGTCCCATTCATTGCGATTCTGATCGCGACTGCGATACTGATCGCGGCTGCGATATTGAAAGGTTTGAACGCGTACAGCACCACCTGCGCAGCCTTTCTCTCAAGCCGGCACTTACCATAGCTTTTCACAATCCCTCGCTAGCCAAAGGCCAGCGGTTGTTGGATGGTCTGCAACAAGGTCCTGGGCTTTATTCAGCTAGGTAG
- a CDS encoding hypothetical protein (EggNog:ENOG41), with product MVFLGTPFRGSSAAKPAEAVRRVLQLFTVDTQRETLKLLGVDSERLGELNRAFPQVLNKRRSSNDINHRIEASFFYETLKTSWGVGSVQIVEPESAQVHGCGDSAPIRADHIDICKFEAKDAEGYAPVVAAIRKAMIPPGMSASNGGKVINVLGKAINVANGSIHIASQVNHM from the exons ATGGTGTTCTTGGGAACTCCGTTTCGAGGATCATCAGCGGCGAAGCCCGCTGAAGCTGTTCGAAGAGTTCTTCAACTTTTTACAGTTGACACACAGCGAGAGACTctgaagcttcttggtgttgattctGAGCGCCTAGGTGAACTCAACAGAGCATTCCCGCAGGTTCTCAACAAGCGCAGATCTTCTAACGACATCAATCACCGAATCgaagcttctttcttctaCGAGACTCTAAAGACAAGCTGGGGCGTAGGATCAGTCCAG ATCGTCGAACCCGAATCCGCTCAAGTTCATGGATGTGGCGATTCCGCGCCTATTCGCGCTGATCACATTGATATCTGCAAGTTCGAGGCGAAGGATGCTGAAGGCTATGCCCCTGTTGTGGCCGCAATTCGGAAAGCCATGATACCGCCGGGTATGTCCGCATCAAAT GGTGGCAAAGTTATCAATGTCCTGGGGAAGGCTATAAATGTCGCCAACGGTAGCATTCATATTGCCAGCCAGGTGAACCATATGTAG
- a CDS encoding hypothetical protein (EggNog:ENOG41), producing the protein MSGISERMLQLNMALTQNGTPATPHLRQARIKRKNSPTDISHLVFGPQPGKKHQLWITDRIMEPQTIPHFFEFLMNGELPGDRKTSRPLLTVEEVKNLTRPASEWAPAPLHRQARSTGEWIGIRIGSYEDSSRLWPIAKELHAMKSRLWEGVPPISERRWQELGLDHSDRFREACRYFVAVINVFIYLNTKRTKAALRKTYNLIWDHLSVFEKAVNAKRKAEAEDGMYEHVSVTGLWYEFIRAQYDSICENAHHWIIEHIDRIRESIVQELALHQPDHPDHYSDKQWELTNKLHDLAENTSQADYTIMMPTDGYKGDSLPVKEDDCLTEAHGGGFRTEAISWSANLSWRASDYTKRVRYLDRKEMYSHLDHEDMRPLRGSGRITDPAGMVISAISQIDAQTMAREELRGLPNHPDFVPWIEYARRRSNKGLGFVAYRLCHGYSPEKWDMFKVKFEADICDWGRGTVGINDVRKACKIHWIDGQEKDIADDDIEAAKK; encoded by the coding sequence ATGTCGGGTATCAGCGAGCGCATGCTGCAGCTGAACATGGCTCTGACCCAAAACGGGACACCAGCCACGCCTCATCTCCGTCAAGCGCGGATCAAACGGAAAAACAGCCCTACAGACATCAGCCACTTAGTATTTGGTCCACAACCCGGGAAGAAGCATCAATTGTGGATCACAGATCGTATCATGGAACCTCAGACAATTCCTCACTTCTTTGAGTTTCTCATGAATGGCGAATTACCTGGTGATCGTAAAACTTCTCGTCCTTTGCTTACTgttgaggaggtcaagaactTGACTAGACCTGCTTCGGAGTGGGCGCCTGCTCCACTTCATCGACAGGCGAGATCGACTGGGGAGTGGATTGGGATCAGAATTGGTTCGTATGAAGACAGTTCGAGACTCTGGCCTATTGCGAAAGAGCTTCATGCTATGAAGTCGAGGCTTTGGGAAGGAGTGCCGCCGATATCTGAGAGGCGATGGCAAGAGTTGGGGCTCGATCATTCCGATAGATTCCGCGAAGCTTGTCGTTACTTTGTCGCGGTTATCAATGTCTTTATCTACCTGAACACCAAGCGCACCAAGGCGGCTCTGCGAAAGACATATAACTTGATCTGGGACCATCTCAGTGTGTTTGAGAAGGCAGTTAACGCCAAGAGGAAAGCGGAAGCAGAGGATGGCATGTATGAGCACGTATCTGTCACTGGTCTCTGGTACGAGTTCATCAGAGCGCAATACGACTCCATCTGCGAGAATGCGCACCACTGGATCATCGAGCACATTGATCGCATACGAGAGTCGATTGTACAAGAACTCGCGCTGCATCAACCAGATCACCCGGATCACTATAGCGATAAACAATGGGAGCTCACAAACAAGCTCCACGACCTTGCCGAAAACACCTCTCAGGCTGATTACACAATCATGATGCCCACAGACGGGTACAAGGGAGATAGTCTCCCAGTGAAAGAGGACGATTGTCTTACAGAAGCTCATGGTGGAGGCTTTCGCACAGAAGCTATCAGCTGGTCCGCGAATCTATCATGGCGAGCTTCTGACTACACCAAGCGAGTCAGATATCTTGACCGGAAGGAGATGTATAGCCACTTGGATCACGAGGACATGAGACCACTTCGGGGCTCGGGGAGGATTACTGACCCAGCGGGTATGGTTATATCGGCCATTAGTCAGATTGACGCCCAGACTATGGCTAGGGAAGAACTACGAGGGCTCCCGAATCATCCCGACTTTGTGCCGTGGATTGAGTATGCTCGGAGAAGGTCGAATAAAGGTTTGGGCTTTGTGGCGTATAGGTTGTGTCATGGGTATAGTCCTGAGAAGTGGGATATGTTCAAGGTCAAGTTCGAGGCTGACATTTGTGATTGGGGACGAGGGACGGTGGGTATTAATGATGTACGCAAGGCGTGCAAGATCCACTGGATCGATGGGCAGGAGAAGGATATCgcggatgatgatatcgaagctgccaagaagtAA
- a CDS encoding hypothetical protein (EggNog:ENOG41): MSLEGKVVLITGGAKNLGAEIALSLASVGANLALHYNSPSTKDNADALAKTISQSFPKVKHAFYQGDLTTKAAVDKLFGSVLKDFGKVDIVINTIGKVLKKPIAEISEAEYDSMFDVNSKSAFLILQAGAKHVEEGGKIITIVTALLAAFTGFYTSYAGSKAPVEHFTRGVAKELMGRRISVNAVAPGPMDTPFFYPQEADDAVAFHKSQALEGRLTDVKDIAPLVKFLVTEGGWITGQTIFANGGYTTR, translated from the exons ATGTCTCTCGAAGGAAAAGTCGTCCTCATCACAGGCGGAGCCAAGAACCTCGGCGCAGAAATTGCGCTGTCCCTAGCCAGCGTTGGCGCTAACTTGGCCTTGCACTACAACTCACCTTCTACAAAGGACAATGCCGACGCTTTGGCAAAGACAATCAGCCAGTCATTCCCCAAGGTGAAACATGCGTTCTATCAAGGCGATCTTACCACCAAAGCAGCAGTTGACAAACTCTTCGGGTCAGTGCTCAAGGATTTTGGCAAGGTTGACATTGTCATCAACACAATTGGCAAGGTTCTCAAGAAACCTATCGCTGAGATCTCTGAGGCAGAGTACGACAGCATGTTTGA CGTCAATTCCAAGTCAGCTTTCCTGATTCTCCAAGCTGGCGCAAAGCATGTCGAAGAAGGCGGGAAGATCATCACTATCGTCACCGCCCTCCTCGCTGCCTTCACCGGCTTCTACACCTCATATGCCGGATCCAAAGCGCCCGTTGAGCACTTCACCCGTGGTGTTGCCAAAGAGCTCATGGGACGCCGGATCAGCGTTAATGCTGTCGCGCCTGGACCGATGGATACAC CTTTCTTCTATCCTCAggaggctgatgatgctgtcgccTTTCACAAGAGTCAAGCGCTGGAGGGTCGGTTGACGGATGTTAAGGATATTGCTCCCCTTGTTAAATTCCTTGTTACTGAGGGGGGATGGATTACGGGCCAGACCATCTTTGCTAATGGCGGTTATACCACTCGCTAA
- a CDS encoding hypothetical protein (EggNog:ENOG41), which translates to MAQYGLLEVHNGENAQADIIFLHGLRGDREKAWTKNGVVWPKDLLPDDIPASRIFLFGYDTNITSTGRSGVTKTEIHSDAEDVCAKLAAERLSTQTVSDSNALRGLLLD; encoded by the exons ATGGCTCAATACGGTCTACTGGAAGTACACAATGGAGAAAATGCGCAAGCCGA CATTATCTTCTTGCATGGATTGCGGGGAGATCGAGAAAAGGCATGGACGAAGAATGGAGTAGTCTGGCCCAAAGATTTATTGCCTGACGACATTCCCGCATCTCGCATCTTTCTCTTTGGTTATGACACCAATATTACTAGTACCGGTCGGTCGGGTGTAACCAAGACTGAAATCCATAGTGATGCAGAGGACGTTTGTGCGAAGCTGGCAGCAGAGCGCTTAAGCACACAAACTGTTAGTGACTCGAACGCACTACGAGGTCTCCTTTTGGATTGA
- a CDS encoding hypothetical protein (EggNog:ENOG41): MLANIFCLIAFAAAVAMAAPQLNRDPNNNGDRTAQMARVKDLRNKGLTCNKAAQETFLISLVKEIA; encoded by the exons ATGCTCGCCAACATCTTCTGCCTCATTGCTTTCGCCGCCGCTGTCGCCATGGCTGCGCCCCAGCTTAACCGAGATCCCAATAACAACGGCGACCGAACGGCTCAAATGGCGCGCGTCAAGGATCTCCGCAACAAGGGCCTCACGTGTAATAAGGCTGCTCAGGAAACTTTT TTAATATCTTTGGTGAAGGAAATTGCTTGA